The Candidatus Sulfotelmatobacter sp. genome has a segment encoding these proteins:
- a CDS encoding nitrilase-related carbon-nitrogen hydrolase gives MPRKLIGGLIQCANPINDESQPVAKIKQAMFDKHVPFIEEAGKKGVQILCLQEIFNGPYFCPGQDKRWYDAAEPVPGPTTEAVAKLAAKYKMAVVVPVYEKDMPGVLYNTAAVYDADGSFLGKYRKNHIPHTSGFWEKYFFKPGNLGYPVFETRYAKVGVYICYDRHFPEGARALGLNGAEIVFNPSATVAGLSQYLWKLEQPAHAVANGYFMGCINRVGTEAPWNVGKFYGSSYFVDPRGNFLAQANEDDDALVVAEMDLDMIDEVRGIWQFFRDRRPETYEDLVEL, from the coding sequence ATGCCGCGCAAGCTCATTGGCGGATTGATCCAGTGCGCCAACCCCATCAATGACGAATCGCAGCCGGTCGCGAAGATCAAGCAGGCGATGTTCGACAAGCACGTGCCGTTCATCGAGGAGGCCGGCAAGAAAGGGGTGCAGATTCTCTGCCTGCAGGAGATCTTCAACGGGCCCTACTTCTGCCCCGGGCAGGACAAGCGCTGGTACGACGCCGCCGAACCGGTGCCCGGCCCCACCACCGAAGCGGTGGCGAAGTTGGCCGCCAAGTACAAGATGGCGGTGGTGGTGCCGGTGTACGAGAAGGACATGCCCGGGGTTCTCTACAACACGGCAGCCGTTTATGACGCCGACGGCTCGTTTCTCGGCAAGTATCGCAAGAACCACATCCCGCACACCTCGGGCTTTTGGGAGAAGTACTTCTTCAAGCCCGGCAACCTCGGCTATCCCGTGTTCGAGACGCGCTACGCCAAGGTGGGCGTCTACATCTGCTACGACCGGCACTTCCCCGAAGGCGCTCGGGCCCTGGGCCTGAACGGCGCCGAGATCGTCTTCAATCCGAGCGCCACCGTGGCCGGGCTCTCGCAGTACCTGTGGAAGCTCGAGCAGCCGGCACACGCGGTGGCCAACGGCTACTTCATGGGCTGCATCAATCGCGTCGGCACCGAGGCGCCCTGGAACGTCGGCAAGTTCTATGGATCGTCGTATTTCGTGGATCCGCGCGGCAACTTCCTCGCGCAGGCCAACGAGGACGACGACGCTCTGGTGGTGGCGGAGATGGACCTCGACATGATCGACGAGGTGCGCGGAATCTGGCAGTTCTTCCGCGATCGGCGTCCCGAGACCTACGAGGATCTGGTCGAGCTCTAG